In Acidobacteriota bacterium, the following proteins share a genomic window:
- a CDS encoding aminopeptidase, protein MTDPRYQQLAKNLVHYSCALEPGEKVLIEAIDIPEAFTLELIRTVGAAGAIPVVTLKSQAVWRALMLAASAEQMQLIGETEAHRMKQVQAYIGVRGNPNIAEWSDVPKDKMNLYNDLCWRPVHLDIRIKEHRWVVLRWPSPSMAQLANCSTEAFEDFYFRVCNLDYSRMAKAMEPLVELMERTDRVRLVAPGTDLRFSIRDIPAIPCDGRANIPDGEVFTAPVRDSIAGTIQFNSPTIYQGVAHNDIRLEFENGRIVAASSNDTAHLEQVLDTDEGSRYVGEFAIGFNPHITTPMRDILFDEKIAGSIHLTPGNAYEEAFNGNRSQIHWDLVLRMDPQVGGGEIWFDDRLIRKDGQFVIDELLDLNPDRLLAGC, encoded by the coding sequence ATGACCGATCCGCGCTACCAGCAGCTGGCCAAGAACCTCGTCCACTACTCCTGTGCCCTCGAGCCCGGCGAGAAGGTCCTGATCGAGGCGATCGACATCCCCGAAGCCTTCACCCTCGAGCTCATCCGGACCGTCGGCGCGGCCGGCGCCATCCCCGTCGTCACCCTCAAGAGTCAGGCCGTCTGGCGAGCCCTGATGCTGGCCGCCAGCGCGGAGCAAATGCAGCTCATCGGCGAGACCGAGGCCCATCGCATGAAGCAGGTCCAGGCCTACATCGGGGTGCGCGGCAATCCCAACATCGCCGAATGGTCCGACGTGCCGAAGGACAAGATGAACCTTTACAACGACCTGTGCTGGCGGCCGGTGCACCTCGACATTCGCATCAAGGAGCATCGCTGGGTCGTGCTGCGCTGGCCGAGCCCGTCGATGGCACAGCTCGCCAACTGCTCGACGGAAGCTTTCGAGGACTTCTACTTCCGGGTCTGCAACCTCGACTACAGCCGCATGGCCAAGGCGATGGAGCCGCTGGTCGAGCTGATGGAACGCACCGACCGGGTGCGCCTGGTGGCCCCGGGGACGGACCTGCGCTTCAGCATCCGGGACATTCCCGCCATTCCGTGCGATGGCCGCGCCAACATCCCCGATGGCGAGGTGTTCACGGCCCCGGTGCGCGACAGCATCGCAGGCACCATCCAGTTCAACTCCCCGACCATCTACCAGGGCGTGGCTCACAACGACATCCGCCTGGAGTTCGAAAACGGCAGGATCGTCGCCGCCAGCAGCAACGACACCGCCCACCTCGAGCAGGTTCTCGACACCGACGAGGGATCGCGTTACGTCGGTGAATTCGCCATCGGCTTCAATCCCCACATCACCACCCCGATGCGCGACATCCTGTTCGACGAGAAGATCGCCGGCAGCATCCATCTCACCCCCGGCAACGCCTACGAAGAGGCATTCAACGGCAACCGCAGCCAGATCCACTGGGACTTGGTGTTGCGGATGGATCCGCAGGTGGGCGGCGGCGAGATCTGGTTCGACGACCGCCTGATCCGCAAGGACGGCCAGTTCGTCATCGACGAGCTCCTCGACCTCAACCCGGACCGTCTCCTAGCAGGCTGCTGA
- a CDS encoding BlaI/MecI/CopY family transcriptional regulator — translation MSEPIYDQLSRRERQIMDILLELREASAETVRGRLPEAPSYSAVRAMLVKLEEKGVIDHIERDLRYVYRPAVSRRAAQRSAASRLLRVFYDSSLAQAVRGLLDTSADRLSDEELDQVARMIDRERQRRRSE, via the coding sequence ATGAGCGAACCGATCTACGACCAGTTGAGCCGCCGAGAGAGACAGATCATGGACATCCTGCTCGAGCTGCGCGAGGCCTCCGCCGAAACCGTCCGCGGCCGCCTCCCCGAGGCGCCGAGCTACTCGGCGGTGCGGGCGATGCTGGTCAAGCTCGAGGAGAAGGGCGTCATCGACCACATCGAGCGCGACCTGCGCTACGTCTATCGCCCGGCGGTGTCGCGCCGAGCGGCGCAGCGCTCGGCCGCTTCCCGCCTGCTGAGGGTCTTCTACGACAGCTCCCTGGCCCAGGCCGTCCGTGGGCTGCTCGACACCAGCGCCGATCGCCTCTCCGACGAAGAGCTCGATCAGGTCGCCCGCATGATCGATCGAGAACGCCAGCGCCGGAGGTCCGAATGA
- a CDS encoding ankyrin repeat domain-containing protein: MSLIHQLGQLFAAEPLVRLPFQASLLLIAAFAAASLLRRRSASTRHGLWLATVLGLLLLPAATLWSPSLELAVLPPAQPSKPIEWAPVEPQAPPPPREAAGVRTPAPEATTAKGPTRRPAGVTLEQAALALYGAGALAVVFSFVFGLGSARRLVRQAKTPAAEAELALLFAQLAGPRARVRLLISEHLEVPITVGLWRPAILLPAEAGRWTKAAQRQALIHELAHIERRDWLAQVVATVACAAYWFHPLVWLAARRLSLEAEHAADDRVLLGGAEPTRYADQLVALARRLRPTPVTTLPMARRSQLPVRVRSILDSKQRRTPMNELRKIALSLLCVAVVGLLAGVRVTPAIASSDDSGILQAVASGDVAAAEALLAEGADVNLRVAGQGTPLIVAAVGGSEAMVAMLLDAGADVGLTETAGPRGPWLQRSALTTAAAAGHLAVVDMLLEAGAEVDLAPRGDATALIESIRSGHPDVAYRLLDAGADPDKRIAGDGSPLIAAAALGDRDLVAELLRRGAKPNGNVAGDGNPLIQAARQGNSEVVELLIASGAEVEGLSDGDGSPLIQAAARGDRALVEQLLDAGADPNQAAEGDGNPLIRAAAAGDIELAEALLDRGADIDRGVDGDGNAMIQAAARGDLAMLEALIARGANVNRGVRGDGSPLIAAAARGHVDALELLIRSGAEVDQVVKGDENALIQASARGHLEAVQFLHSAGADVNARVRADGEIRTPLNRAELFGHQEVAAYLRSAGARP, from the coding sequence ATGAGCCTCATCCACCAACTCGGTCAGCTCTTCGCGGCCGAGCCCCTCGTCCGACTGCCGTTTCAAGCGTCCCTGCTCTTGATCGCCGCCTTCGCCGCGGCCTCGCTGCTGCGTCGACGCTCGGCGAGCACCCGCCACGGCCTTTGGCTCGCCACCGTTCTCGGTCTGTTGCTGCTGCCGGCAGCCACCCTCTGGTCACCATCCCTCGAGCTCGCGGTGCTACCGCCGGCGCAACCCAGCAAACCGATCGAGTGGGCGCCCGTCGAGCCACAAGCTCCACCGCCGCCCCGCGAAGCCGCCGGCGTCCGGACACCGGCACCCGAGGCCACGACGGCCAAAGGGCCAACGCGCCGGCCGGCCGGCGTCACCCTCGAGCAGGCCGCCCTCGCCCTCTACGGCGCCGGCGCCCTGGCGGTGGTTTTCTCCTTCGTCTTCGGCCTGGGCAGCGCCCGCCGCCTGGTGCGCCAGGCCAAAACGCCGGCAGCGGAGGCGGAGCTGGCGCTGCTCTTCGCCCAGCTCGCTGGACCGCGGGCGCGGGTCCGTTTGCTGATCAGCGAGCACCTCGAGGTGCCGATCACGGTGGGTCTCTGGCGACCCGCCATCCTCCTGCCAGCGGAAGCCGGGAGGTGGACGAAAGCGGCCCAGCGGCAGGCCCTGATCCACGAGCTGGCCCATATCGAACGGCGTGACTGGCTGGCCCAGGTGGTGGCGACCGTCGCCTGCGCCGCCTACTGGTTTCACCCCCTGGTCTGGCTCGCGGCGCGCCGCCTGAGCCTCGAGGCGGAGCACGCCGCCGACGATCGCGTTCTGCTCGGCGGTGCCGAGCCGACCCGCTACGCCGATCAGCTCGTCGCCCTGGCGCGGCGCCTTCGTCCCACCCCCGTCACCACCCTACCGATGGCCCGCCGCAGCCAACTTCCGGTGCGCGTGCGCTCCATCTTGGACTCGAAACAGAGGAGAACTCCCATGAATGAGCTCCGCAAGATCGCTCTCTCTTTGTTGTGCGTCGCCGTCGTCGGCCTGCTCGCCGGAGTGCGAGTCACCCCGGCGATCGCTTCCAGCGACGATTCCGGAATACTGCAAGCGGTGGCGTCCGGCGACGTCGCCGCCGCCGAAGCCCTGCTCGCCGAGGGAGCCGACGTCAACCTGCGGGTCGCCGGCCAGGGCACGCCGCTGATCGTCGCCGCCGTCGGCGGCAGCGAGGCCATGGTCGCCATGCTGCTCGATGCCGGCGCCGATGTCGGTCTCACCGAGACCGCCGGACCCCGCGGTCCGTGGCTGCAGCGCTCCGCCCTCACCACCGCCGCCGCCGCCGGCCATCTGGCGGTCGTCGACATGCTCCTCGAGGCCGGTGCCGAGGTCGATCTGGCGCCCCGCGGCGACGCCACCGCCCTGATCGAGTCGATCCGCTCGGGGCACCCGGACGTCGCCTATCGCTTGCTCGACGCCGGTGCCGATCCGGACAAGCGCATCGCCGGCGACGGCAGCCCCCTGATCGCCGCCGCCGCCCTCGGAGACCGAGATCTGGTCGCAGAGCTCCTGCGCCGCGGCGCCAAGCCCAACGGGAACGTGGCCGGCGACGGCAATCCCCTGATTCAAGCCGCTCGCCAGGGCAACTCCGAGGTCGTCGAGCTGCTGATCGCCTCCGGCGCCGAGGTCGAAGGTCTCAGTGACGGCGACGGCAGCCCCCTGATCCAAGCCGCGGCGCGCGGCGATCGCGCCCTCGTCGAGCAGCTCCTCGACGCCGGCGCCGACCCCAACCAGGCCGCCGAAGGCGACGGCAACCCGCTGATCCGGGCCGCGGCCGCCGGCGATATCGAGCTCGCCGAGGCGCTCCTCGATCGCGGTGCCGACATCGACCGCGGAGTCGACGGTGACGGCAATGCCATGATCCAGGCGGCGGCGCGCGGCGACCTCGCCATGCTCGAGGCACTGATCGCCCGCGGCGCCAACGTCAACCGCGGGGTGCGCGGCGACGGCAGTCCCTTGATCGCCGCCGCCGCCCGCGGTCACGTCGACGCCCTCGAGCTGCTGATCCGCTCCGGGGCCGAGGTCGACCAGGTGGTCAAGGGAGACGAAAACGCCCTGATCCAAGCCTCCGCCAGGGGTCATCTGGAGGCGGTTCAGTTTCTCCACTCGGCCGGCGCCGACGTCAACGCCCGAGTGCGCGCCGACGGCGAGATTCGCACCCCCCTCAACCGCGCCGAGCTCTTCGGCCACCAGGAGGTCGCGGCTTACCTCCGCTCGGCGGGAGCCCGTCCGTAA